The Propionibacterium freudenreichii subsp. freudenreichii genome contains a region encoding:
- a CDS encoding TIGR03936 family radical SAM-associated protein, translated as MPKREPPRQPPPVQRLRLRYSKLGVARFASHRDFSRAFERALRRAEVPMAYSSGFSPHPRISYANAAPTSAESHAEYLDIALVEQVDADQLADKLNGALPAGFRIEQVIESSKPSLTELLQASEWTIDLGAVDADALRAAVEALLAAPGLEVSRRTKKGLRVFDVRPAVLAAHVEGDHIWVRLRHGVPLVRPDDLVTGLRQLVPGLGDDHPGLFARLRQGPLGDDGSIIDPLLVAAPSRAPQDESPTDQP; from the coding sequence GCAACGCCTGCGGTTGCGCTATTCCAAGCTCGGCGTCGCCAGGTTCGCCTCGCATCGCGATTTCAGTCGGGCCTTTGAACGTGCCCTGCGCCGGGCCGAGGTGCCCATGGCCTATTCCTCGGGTTTCTCCCCCCACCCCCGCATCAGCTATGCCAACGCGGCACCCACCTCCGCGGAGTCCCACGCCGAATACCTGGACATCGCGCTGGTCGAGCAGGTGGACGCGGATCAGCTCGCCGACAAACTCAATGGGGCCCTGCCGGCCGGCTTCCGCATTGAGCAGGTGATCGAGTCGAGCAAGCCGAGCCTCACCGAGCTGCTGCAGGCCTCCGAATGGACGATCGACCTGGGCGCGGTCGATGCGGACGCCCTGCGCGCGGCCGTCGAGGCCCTGCTGGCCGCCCCCGGCCTGGAGGTGTCGCGGCGCACCAAGAAGGGCCTGCGGGTCTTCGATGTGCGCCCTGCCGTGCTGGCCGCCCACGTCGAGGGTGACCACATCTGGGTGCGGTTGCGCCATGGCGTGCCCCTGGTGCGTCCCGACGACCTGGTCACCGGCCTGCGCCAGCTTGTTCCGGGGCTGGGCGACGACCACCCGGGCCTGTTCGCCAGGCTTCGGCAGGGGCCCTTGGGTGATGATGGTTCGATCATCGATCCCCTGCTCGTCGCCGCGCCGTCCCGGGCCCCGCAGGACGAGTCCCCGACCGATCAGCCGTGA
- a CDS encoding Rne/Rng family ribonuclease — protein sequence MLEENPSKEPTGAEEQLLRPPAGRRSKTRPAGPPAPVTQPPATQPPTNSPATSTADEATTKPKTTRRATTRKKAEAPATTPDTQPAAKQPDTTATAEQGEATAPAAKKAPSRRSRTTRTAAKAPEAESTTSPAAEGHEGGSDDPVVAAIAAVMAQREKPARTTRTRASRKAGPAEPVKAAASADQATVTETTTDQATADEKPKTTRRRRATAKQGQPAPAATSESGEQGASTDERLDAALAKAHKAAPRNRRGKATAAQDEDGASDKKAALDSLTEAIAHGEQDNDEHHDDAHEQEATQEQRPKRRGRRAEPAKAEADHAEDDQHDEEHQGSPSDAEGNGEDSSEDEGEHGSHRRRRRRGGRRRRRSSEDSNDSEDNGEDSNGESGSGHEADADHGSDHGSDTDSNGTQHRRRRRRRRNGSDADSAELPVRVREPRHHGSDEVTGIEGSTRLEAKRQRRKEGRAAGRRRAPILSEAEFLARRESVDRKMIIRQREDYTQLAVLEDGLLVEHYVDRKASASLIGNIYLGKVQNVLPSMEAAFIDIGRGRNAVLYAGEVNWDSMEKGHKGSRRIEDALKPGQTVLVQASKDPIGAKGARLTGHISLPGRYVVYSPDGHLSGISRKLSDTERHRLKNIVNDAIDDSSSVIVRTAAEGVTEEALRQDVDRLKAHWDVIEKKVAEGHSPQQLYVEPDLTLRIVRDLFTEDFNELIVEGDGGPEDAFETVHEYVEHVAPNLADRLEHWDTTKGDLFTKYRIDEQISKALERKVFLPSGGSLVIDRTEAMTVIDVNTGKFTGAGGNLEETVTKNNLEAADEIVRQMRLRDLGGMIVVDFIDMVLPANRELLLRRLVECLGRDRTRHQVSEVTSLGLVQMTRKRIGTGLAEAFTEECETCGGRGYVRHDEPVASQAPADGGERHRRGGRRGGRSGK from the coding sequence ATGCTCGAGGAAAACCCCAGCAAGGAACCGACCGGCGCCGAAGAACAGCTTCTTCGACCCCCTGCGGGCAGGCGATCGAAGACCCGTCCCGCCGGGCCGCCCGCACCGGTGACCCAGCCACCAGCAACCCAACCACCCACGAACTCCCCGGCCACGTCAACTGCCGATGAGGCGACGACCAAGCCGAAGACCACCCGGCGAGCCACGACCCGCAAGAAGGCCGAAGCGCCCGCCACCACCCCGGACACCCAGCCCGCCGCGAAGCAGCCTGACACCACGGCCACCGCCGAGCAGGGCGAGGCCACCGCTCCGGCCGCCAAGAAGGCCCCCAGCCGCCGCAGCCGCACCACCAGGACCGCGGCCAAGGCACCTGAGGCCGAATCCACGACAAGCCCCGCCGCCGAGGGCCACGAGGGTGGATCAGACGACCCGGTCGTCGCCGCCATCGCCGCCGTGATGGCCCAGCGCGAGAAGCCGGCCCGGACCACCCGCACACGGGCATCCCGCAAGGCGGGCCCGGCCGAGCCGGTGAAGGCAGCTGCGTCCGCCGACCAGGCAACCGTCACGGAGACGACAACCGATCAGGCCACCGCCGACGAGAAGCCGAAGACCACCCGGCGTCGTCGCGCCACGGCCAAGCAGGGCCAGCCCGCGCCGGCCGCAACGTCCGAGAGCGGCGAGCAGGGCGCGTCCACCGACGAACGCCTGGACGCCGCACTGGCCAAGGCCCACAAGGCAGCGCCGCGCAACCGCCGCGGCAAGGCCACCGCCGCCCAGGACGAGGACGGTGCCTCCGACAAGAAGGCGGCCCTCGACTCGCTGACCGAGGCAATCGCCCACGGCGAGCAGGACAATGACGAGCATCACGACGATGCCCACGAGCAGGAAGCCACCCAGGAACAGCGTCCCAAGCGCCGTGGCAGGCGTGCCGAGCCGGCCAAGGCCGAAGCCGACCACGCCGAGGACGACCAGCACGACGAGGAGCACCAGGGTTCGCCGTCCGACGCCGAGGGCAATGGCGAGGACAGCTCCGAGGACGAGGGCGAGCACGGTTCGCACCGTCGCCGTCGTCGTCGCGGGGGACGTCGCCGCCGTCGCAGTTCCGAGGACTCCAACGACTCGGAGGACAACGGCGAGGACTCGAATGGTGAGTCGGGTTCGGGCCACGAGGCCGATGCCGATCATGGTTCGGACCACGGTTCGGACACCGACTCCAACGGCACCCAGCACCGCCGTCGCCGTCGTCGCCGCCGCAACGGCTCCGATGCCGACTCCGCCGAACTGCCGGTGCGCGTGCGCGAGCCGCGACACCACGGATCCGACGAGGTCACCGGCATCGAGGGCTCCACGCGACTGGAGGCCAAGCGCCAACGCCGCAAGGAGGGACGGGCCGCCGGCCGTCGCCGCGCCCCCATCCTGAGCGAGGCGGAGTTCCTGGCCCGTCGCGAGTCGGTTGATCGCAAGATGATCATTCGCCAGCGCGAGGACTACACCCAGCTCGCTGTCCTCGAGGACGGCCTGTTGGTGGAGCACTACGTCGATCGCAAGGCGTCCGCGTCGCTGATCGGCAACATCTACCTGGGCAAGGTACAGAATGTGCTGCCCAGCATGGAGGCCGCCTTCATCGACATCGGTCGTGGCCGCAATGCCGTGCTGTACGCCGGCGAGGTCAACTGGGACTCGATGGAGAAGGGCCACAAGGGCTCACGGCGCATCGAGGATGCGCTCAAGCCCGGCCAGACCGTGCTCGTGCAGGCCAGCAAGGACCCGATCGGCGCCAAGGGTGCCCGGCTCACCGGACACATCTCCCTGCCGGGCCGCTATGTCGTGTACTCGCCCGATGGGCACCTGTCGGGCATCAGCCGAAAGCTGTCTGACACCGAGCGCCATCGCCTGAAGAACATCGTCAATGACGCCATCGACGATTCGTCGTCGGTGATCGTGCGCACCGCCGCCGAGGGCGTGACCGAGGAGGCGCTGCGCCAGGATGTGGATCGCCTCAAGGCCCACTGGGATGTCATCGAGAAGAAGGTCGCCGAGGGCCATTCGCCCCAGCAGCTGTACGTGGAGCCCGACCTGACGCTGCGCATCGTGCGCGATCTGTTCACCGAGGACTTCAATGAACTCATCGTCGAGGGCGACGGCGGCCCGGAGGATGCCTTCGAGACCGTGCATGAATATGTCGAACACGTGGCCCCGAACCTGGCCGACCGGCTGGAGCACTGGGACACCACGAAGGGCGATCTGTTCACCAAGTACCGCATCGACGAGCAGATCTCCAAGGCCCTGGAACGCAAGGTCTTCCTGCCCTCCGGCGGCTCCCTGGTGATCGACCGCACCGAGGCAATGACCGTGATTGACGTCAACACCGGCAAGTTCACCGGGGCGGGCGGCAACCTCGAGGAGACGGTGACCAAGAACAACCTCGAGGCCGCCGATGAGATCGTGCGCCAGATGAGGCTGCGCGACCTCGGAGGCATGATCGTGGTCGACTTCATCGACATGGTGCTGCCCGCGAACCGCGAGTTGCTGCTGCGTCGGCTGGTCGAATGCCTCGGGCGTGACCGCACCCGCCACCAGGTCAGTGAGGTGACCAGCCTGGGCCTGGTGCAGATGACGCGCAAGCGGATCGGCACCGGCCTGGCGGAGGCCTTCACCGAGGAATGTGAGACCTGTGGGGGACGCGGCTATGTGCGCCACGACGAGCCGGTCGCCAGTCAGGCACCCGCCGATGGTGGGGAACGCCACCGTCGTGGTGGCCGACGCGGTGGGCGTTCGGGCAAGTAG
- the rplU gene encoding 50S ribosomal protein L21 has product MYAIVRSGGRQHKVAVGDVLEVDKMVDEVGASVKLEPVLVVDGKDVTSDKAGLDKVDVTAEVLGQTKGPKIHIMHYKNKTGYKRRQGHRQQYTRIKVTGIKA; this is encoded by the coding sequence GTGTACGCGATCGTGCGCAGTGGCGGCCGTCAGCACAAGGTTGCCGTGGGTGACGTCCTCGAGGTCGACAAGATGGTCGATGAGGTCGGTGCCAGTGTCAAGCTTGAGCCCGTTCTGGTGGTTGACGGCAAGGACGTCACCTCCGACAAGGCGGGTCTCGACAAGGTCGATGTCACCGCAGAGGTGCTCGGCCAGACCAAGGGTCCGAAGATCCACATCATGCACTACAAGAACAAGACGGGCTACAAGCGCCGCCAGGGGCATCGTCAGCAGTACACCCGTATCAAGGTCACCGGAATCAAGGCCTGA
- the rpmA gene encoding 50S ribosomal protein L27, which translates to MAHKKAGSSSRNGRDSNAQRLGVKRFGGQVVNAGEIIVRQRGTHFHPGEGIGRGKDDTLFALVGGAVQFGTHRGRRVVNIQPVETTA; encoded by the coding sequence ATGGCACACAAGAAGGCTGGTTCCAGCTCTCGTAACGGTCGCGACTCGAACGCCCAGCGCCTCGGCGTGAAGCGCTTCGGCGGCCAGGTCGTCAACGCCGGCGAGATCATCGTCCGCCAGCGCGGCACCCACTTCCATCCCGGTGAGGGCATTGGTCGTGGCAAGGACGACACGCTCTTCGCTCTCGTGGGCGGAGCCGTGCAGTTCGGCACCCACCGCGGTCGTCGCGTCGTGAACATTCAGCCGGTGGAGACCACCGCCTGA
- the obgE gene encoding GTPase ObgE, with translation MAIPSFVDRVSLEVHAGKGGNGCASVLREKFKPLGGPDGGNGGRGGSVILRIDPQLSTLVDYHHQSQRSATNGQPGQGKHRSGANGADVVLPVPEGTVVSDLDTGEVLADLTGDETEYVVARGGRGGLGNEALASKARKAPGFALLGEEGDARNIQLELKVIADIGLVGFPSAGKSSIIAAISAAKPKIADYPFTTLVPNLGVVKAGDITYTVADVPGLIPGASQGKGLGFDFLRHIERCQAIVHVIDTATYEPGRDPVRDLDAIEAELHAHGGLDDRPRLIVLNKVDVPDGKVIADMVLPELEARGLRVFETSAKTGEGMKQLVWAMAHLVEERRKEHPAPSAERIVIRPRPVDKKPAFTIKKMGDGEGGFVWRVRGEKPELWVNQTDFANDEAVGYLADRLNRLGVEDELLKIGAEPHDAVAIGAGAHPVVFDFIPQREIGAEILSRRGEDQRLNELRPATQRRRARDAEYQAARSELMGDDRDADWRRIHAAELDKLRAGEGDDGEGVEVNWVGHDPNEDLESYTEGDDD, from the coding sequence ATGGCTATCCCGTCTTTTGTCGACCGCGTCTCCCTCGAGGTGCATGCGGGTAAAGGGGGCAACGGCTGCGCCTCGGTGCTCCGCGAGAAGTTCAAGCCGCTCGGCGGTCCCGACGGCGGCAATGGCGGCCGCGGGGGATCGGTGATCCTTCGCATCGACCCCCAGCTGTCGACGCTGGTCGACTACCACCACCAGTCGCAGCGCTCCGCCACCAACGGCCAGCCCGGCCAGGGAAAGCACCGCTCGGGTGCCAACGGCGCCGATGTGGTGCTGCCCGTGCCCGAGGGCACCGTGGTCAGTGACCTGGACACCGGCGAGGTGCTGGCCGACCTCACCGGCGACGAGACCGAGTACGTCGTGGCGCGTGGCGGACGCGGCGGCCTGGGCAACGAGGCGTTGGCCTCGAAGGCCCGCAAGGCCCCCGGCTTCGCCCTGCTGGGCGAGGAGGGCGACGCCCGCAACATCCAGCTGGAACTGAAGGTGATCGCCGACATCGGCCTGGTGGGCTTCCCCTCGGCCGGAAAGTCCAGCATCATCGCCGCCATCAGCGCGGCGAAGCCCAAGATCGCCGACTACCCGTTCACCACCCTGGTGCCCAACCTCGGTGTCGTGAAGGCCGGCGACATCACCTACACGGTGGCAGACGTGCCGGGACTCATCCCGGGCGCGTCCCAGGGCAAGGGGCTCGGCTTCGACTTCCTGCGCCACATCGAGCGGTGCCAGGCCATCGTGCACGTGATCGATACGGCCACCTATGAGCCCGGCCGTGATCCGGTGCGCGACCTCGATGCCATCGAGGCCGAGCTGCACGCCCACGGCGGCCTGGACGACCGCCCCCGCCTCATCGTGCTCAACAAGGTGGACGTGCCCGACGGCAAGGTGATCGCCGACATGGTGCTGCCCGAGCTGGAGGCGCGCGGCCTGCGGGTGTTCGAGACCTCCGCCAAGACCGGCGAGGGCATGAAGCAACTCGTGTGGGCGATGGCACATCTGGTGGAGGAGCGCCGCAAGGAGCATCCCGCGCCCTCTGCCGAGCGCATCGTCATCCGTCCCCGCCCGGTGGACAAGAAACCCGCCTTCACCATCAAGAAGATGGGCGACGGCGAGGGCGGCTTCGTCTGGCGCGTGCGGGGCGAAAAGCCCGAGCTGTGGGTCAACCAGACGGACTTCGCCAATGACGAGGCGGTTGGCTACCTCGCCGACCGGCTCAACCGGCTGGGCGTGGAGGACGAACTGCTCAAGATCGGTGCCGAGCCGCACGACGCGGTGGCCATTGGCGCGGGCGCTCATCCGGTGGTCTTCGACTTCATCCCGCAACGCGAGATCGGGGCCGAGATCCTGTCGCGTCGTGGCGAGGACCAGCGGCTCAATGAGCTGCGCCCGGCCACCCAGCGTCGCCGGGCACGCGACGCCGAATACCAGGCAGCCCGCTCCGAGCTCATGGGCGACGACCGCGACGCCGACTGGCGCCGCATCCACGCCGCGGAACTCGACAAGCTGCGTGCCGGCGAGGGCGATGACGGCGAGGGGGTCGAGGTCAACTGGGTCGGTCACGACCCGAACGAGGACCTGGAGTCCTATACCGAGGGCGATGATGACTGA
- the proB gene encoding glutamate 5-kinase, with translation MMTDQVPSVVPALDTEESVRAAIGSARRIVVKIGSSSLSSARRGLDDARLAALVAALADVHDAGRDIVLISSGAIAAGLKPLGLTRRPRDVAHQQAAAAVGQGLLIERYTEMFAHRDIRVGQVLLTPDDVAVRDNYHNALRALGTLLRMGVLPVVNENDTVATQEIRFGDNDRLAALVAQLVRADALVILSDVDALYTSHPDDPGAQAISFVPDVDELRVDTHRIGSAVGTGGMNTKVQAAQLAASAGIPVMLARANAVLDALHGAPVGTAFAPVDHARPRRLLWLAYASRVKGCLKLDAGAVRALTNRKASLLAAGVTDVRGHFVAGDPVEVEGPEGDIVARGLVNYSSDELPSMLGKNSADLGVEMGEGFDRAVVHRDMLVLMNHPGV, from the coding sequence ATGATGACTGACCAGGTTCCCTCGGTTGTTCCCGCCCTCGACACGGAGGAGAGCGTGCGCGCGGCGATCGGATCCGCACGGCGCATCGTGGTCAAGATCGGCTCCTCGTCGCTGTCGAGTGCCCGGCGTGGACTCGACGATGCCCGGTTGGCAGCACTGGTGGCCGCACTGGCCGATGTGCACGACGCGGGACGCGACATCGTGCTCATCAGCTCGGGGGCGATCGCGGCCGGACTGAAGCCATTGGGGCTCACCCGGCGTCCCCGCGACGTCGCCCACCAGCAGGCCGCCGCCGCAGTGGGCCAGGGCCTGCTCATTGAGCGATACACCGAGATGTTCGCCCATCGCGACATCCGTGTGGGCCAGGTGCTGCTGACGCCCGACGATGTGGCGGTACGCGACAATTACCACAACGCCCTGCGCGCCCTGGGCACCCTGTTGCGCATGGGCGTGCTGCCCGTGGTCAACGAGAACGACACCGTGGCCACCCAGGAGATCCGCTTCGGCGACAACGACCGGTTGGCCGCCCTGGTGGCGCAACTGGTCCGGGCCGACGCCCTGGTGATCCTGTCCGATGTGGACGCCCTGTACACCTCCCATCCCGACGATCCGGGCGCACAGGCCATCTCCTTCGTGCCGGACGTCGACGAACTGCGCGTGGACACCCACCGCATCGGCTCTGCGGTGGGAACGGGCGGCATGAACACCAAGGTGCAGGCCGCCCAGCTGGCGGCCTCGGCGGGCATCCCGGTGATGCTGGCGCGGGCCAACGCCGTCCTCGACGCCCTGCACGGCGCCCCGGTGGGCACCGCCTTCGCCCCCGTGGACCATGCCCGACCGCGCCGTCTGCTGTGGCTGGCCTATGCCTCACGGGTGAAGGGCTGCCTCAAGTTGGACGCCGGCGCGGTGCGCGCGCTGACCAACCGCAAGGCATCGCTGCTGGCGGCAGGTGTTACCGACGTGCGTGGACATTTCGTGGCCGGCGATCCGGTTGAGGTCGAGGGTCCCGAGGGCGATATCGTTGCCCGCGGACTGGTCAACTATTCAAGCGACGAGTTGCCGTCCATGTTGGGCAAGAATTCTGCCGATCTCGGTGTGGAGATGGGTGAGGGCTTCGACCGAGCCGTGGTGCACCGCGACATGCTGGTGCTGATGAACCACCCGGGGGTCTGA
- a CDS encoding SemiSWEET family sugar transporter encodes MEWTLVVGYLAAIIGAFYVLPQTVHVIRVGSSAGLSPLTWQLQVGASTGWTVHGFLTGQPNVWACNIVVLCCAAIILIVICRDRKLSWNVWVLSVLVAGALVTVDSVFGAVAYGMLIIVPMTVSMMIQFQALWVAPDFRGYSWFYNAFAGFTQILWLIYAFGNHEQAIQIGASATFILQMLCLGLHMVKRAGVQLPGVAGHKPAVPAG; translated from the coding sequence ATGGAGTGGACACTGGTCGTCGGCTACCTGGCGGCGATCATAGGGGCGTTCTATGTCCTGCCGCAGACCGTGCACGTGATCCGGGTGGGGTCGAGTGCCGGCCTGTCGCCGCTGACCTGGCAGCTCCAGGTGGGTGCCTCCACCGGCTGGACCGTGCATGGCTTCCTGACCGGGCAGCCCAATGTATGGGCGTGCAACATCGTCGTCCTGTGCTGCGCGGCGATCATCCTCATCGTGATCTGCCGCGACCGCAAGCTGTCGTGGAATGTGTGGGTGTTGTCGGTGCTGGTCGCCGGTGCGCTCGTCACGGTCGATTCGGTGTTCGGGGCGGTGGCCTACGGCATGCTCATCATCGTCCCGATGACGGTCTCGATGATGATCCAGTTCCAGGCGCTGTGGGTGGCCCCCGACTTCCGGGGCTACTCGTGGTTCTACAACGCCTTCGCCGGCTTCACCCAGATCCTGTGGCTCATCTACGCCTTCGGGAACCATGAGCAGGCAATCCAGATCGGGGCCTCGGCCACCTTCATCCTGCAGATGCTGTGCCTTGGCCTGCACATGGTCAAGCGGGCCGGCGTCCAGCTGCCGGGGGTTGCCGGCCACAAGCCCGCCGTGCCCGCCGGCTGA
- a CDS encoding glutamate-5-semialdehyde dehydrogenase: MEVYEIASRARTASRTLATLTRERKDAGLRAMAAALEQSSDQLLSANARDVEAAVAAGTPDAMIDRLSLNPQRVSGMAQGLRDLAGLTDPVGQVVRGWNLANGVHVDQLRVPFGVIGIIYEARPNVTADAAGICLKSGNASLLRGSSSALESNRAIVTALREGLVRADLPADAINLVEGGHETTGQMMRARGSIDLLIPRGGAGLIRTVVEGSTVPVIETGTGNVHVFVDRAADQQMAVGVVLNAKVQRPTVCNALETMLVHRDIAAEFLPVVVEALGGVGVTVHGDADSVAIDPRIVPAGEHEYEAEYLSLDLACKVVDDLDSALEHIRTYSTGHSEMIITDDGIAQHRFTTEVDAACVLVNASSRFVDGGEFGFGAEIGISTQKLHARGPMGLQEMTTTKYVLTGQGQTRH, encoded by the coding sequence GTGGAGGTCTACGAAATCGCCAGCCGTGCCCGCACCGCGTCGAGAACACTTGCCACGCTGACGCGTGAGCGCAAGGACGCCGGACTGAGGGCCATGGCCGCTGCGCTCGAACAGTCCAGTGACCAGTTGCTGAGTGCCAACGCACGTGATGTGGAGGCAGCCGTCGCCGCCGGCACGCCCGACGCGATGATCGATCGCCTGTCGCTCAACCCGCAACGCGTCTCCGGCATGGCCCAGGGCCTGCGCGACCTCGCCGGGCTGACCGATCCGGTGGGCCAGGTCGTCCGTGGGTGGAACCTCGCCAACGGCGTGCACGTCGACCAGCTGCGCGTGCCCTTCGGCGTGATCGGCATCATCTACGAGGCGCGCCCCAATGTCACCGCCGACGCGGCCGGCATCTGCCTGAAGTCCGGCAACGCGTCCCTGCTGCGCGGCTCCTCGAGCGCCCTGGAGTCGAACCGTGCGATCGTCACCGCGCTGCGTGAGGGGCTGGTGCGAGCCGACCTTCCCGCCGACGCCATCAACCTCGTGGAAGGTGGCCATGAGACCACCGGCCAGATGATGCGCGCCCGCGGCAGCATCGACCTGCTCATCCCGCGCGGCGGCGCCGGGCTGATCCGCACTGTCGTGGAGGGATCCACGGTGCCCGTGATCGAAACCGGCACCGGGAATGTGCATGTCTTCGTGGACCGCGCTGCCGACCAGCAGATGGCGGTCGGGGTGGTGCTCAACGCGAAGGTACAGCGTCCCACCGTGTGCAATGCGCTCGAGACCATGCTGGTACATCGCGACATCGCCGCGGAGTTCCTGCCGGTCGTCGTCGAGGCGCTGGGCGGTGTCGGGGTCACGGTGCACGGTGACGCCGACTCGGTGGCCATCGATCCGCGCATCGTGCCCGCCGGCGAGCACGAGTACGAGGCGGAGTACCTCTCACTTGACCTCGCCTGCAAGGTGGTCGACGACCTCGACAGCGCCCTGGAGCACATCCGCACCTATTCCACGGGCCACTCGGAGATGATCATCACCGATGACGGCATCGCCCAGCACCGGTTCACCACCGAGGTGGATGCGGCCTGCGTGCTGGTGAATGCCTCCAGCCGCTTCGTGGACGGCGGCGAATTCGGCTTCGGCGCCGAGATCGGCATCTCCACGCAGAAACTGCATGCGCGCGGCCCCATGGGGTTGCAGGAGATGACGACCACGAAGTACGTGCTGACCGGCCAGGGCCAGACCCGCCACTGA
- the nadD gene encoding nicotinate-nucleotide adenylyltransferase: MTQGRSESASDDEEAGLNLGLVRANTWRRYRLGVMGGTFDPIHHGHLVAASEVAARFDLDEVVFVPTGVPWQKAGRRVSKGEDRYLMTVVATASNPRFTVSRVDIDRKGNTYTVDTLKDIRRERGGNLDLYFITGADALASILTWRGASELFDLAHFVGVTRPGVNLGQRDFSHLPSDKVTFLEVPALAISSTECRNRVAEGLPLWYLVPDGVVQYVAKRGLYDANDGDVLVLDEPVDERGYTTGTDEPGSDGSNS; this comes from the coding sequence ATGACCCAGGGACGTTCAGAATCCGCATCGGATGACGAGGAGGCAGGCCTCAACCTGGGCCTCGTGCGCGCCAACACCTGGCGGCGATATCGCCTCGGCGTCATGGGCGGCACCTTTGATCCGATCCACCATGGTCACCTGGTGGCCGCCAGCGAGGTCGCGGCGCGCTTCGACCTCGACGAGGTCGTCTTCGTGCCCACGGGCGTGCCCTGGCAGAAGGCGGGGCGTCGCGTCAGCAAGGGCGAGGACCGCTATCTGATGACGGTGGTCGCCACGGCGTCGAATCCACGGTTCACGGTCAGCCGGGTGGATATTGACCGCAAGGGCAATACGTACACCGTGGACACACTCAAGGACATCCGACGCGAGCGCGGCGGCAACCTCGACCTGTACTTCATCACCGGTGCCGATGCCCTGGCCTCGATCCTCACGTGGCGCGGTGCCAGCGAGCTGTTCGACCTGGCCCATTTCGTGGGCGTGACGCGTCCCGGGGTCAACCTCGGACAACGCGACTTCTCCCACCTGCCCTCCGACAAGGTCACCTTCCTCGAGGTGCCGGCCCTGGCGATCTCGTCAACCGAGTGCCGCAACCGCGTCGCCGAGGGACTTCCGCTGTGGTACCTGGTGCCCGATGGCGTGGTGCAGTATGTGGCCAAGCGGGGACTGTACGACGCCAACGACGGGGATGTGCTGGTGCTTGATGAACCGGTGGACGAGCGCGGATACACAACGGGCACCGACGAACCGGGCTCGGATGGGAGCAACTCTTGA
- the rsfS gene encoding ribosome silencing factor → MSATEHAVEMTRVAAEAALGKLGEDLVAFDVSEQLAIADVFLIVSGHNERQVGAIVDAIQDALIDRGEKVLRREGQGGNHWVLLDYGDLVVHVFRTDDRANYALERLWRDCPEIPLPQETPTAREQN, encoded by the coding sequence TTGAGCGCCACTGAACATGCCGTCGAGATGACGCGCGTCGCCGCCGAGGCCGCGCTGGGCAAGCTGGGGGAGGACCTGGTGGCCTTCGACGTGAGCGAGCAGTTGGCCATCGCCGACGTGTTCCTCATCGTCTCGGGCCACAATGAGCGGCAGGTCGGTGCCATCGTCGACGCCATCCAGGACGCCCTGATCGACCGTGGCGAGAAGGTGCTGCGTCGCGAGGGGCAGGGCGGCAACCATTGGGTGCTGCTCGATTACGGCGATCTGGTGGTACACGTCTTCCGCACCGATGACCGCGCCAACTACGCCCTGGAGCGGTTGTGGCGCGATTGTCCGGAGATCCCGCTGCCGCAGGAGACTCCGACGGCCCGGGAGCAGAACTGA
- a CDS encoding histidine phosphatase family protein, translating to MSAPTRLVLWRHGQTDWNLAGRFQGQTDMPLNVAGLSQAEAAAGHVAALGPEAIVSSPLRRALETADTLAELTGLAVTTDDRLQEINVGQWSGLRAAEVFAQDEIARFRATGQDFRYSPTGETRCEVGERVAPALREIAAAHPGQTVAVVSHGVAMRMGAARLCNIDYQGAQDLGTMANCAWSILEPGQGRWHIVDWNVSAS from the coding sequence ATGAGCGCGCCCACCCGACTGGTGCTGTGGCGCCATGGCCAGACGGACTGGAACCTTGCCGGCCGTTTCCAGGGCCAGACCGACATGCCGCTCAATGTCGCGGGCCTGTCGCAGGCAGAGGCGGCCGCAGGCCATGTGGCGGCCCTGGGGCCGGAGGCGATCGTCAGCTCCCCGTTGCGTCGGGCGCTGGAGACCGCCGACACCCTGGCCGAACTGACCGGGCTGGCCGTCACCACCGATGATCGCCTGCAGGAGATCAACGTGGGGCAGTGGTCGGGGCTGCGGGCGGCCGAGGTCTTCGCCCAGGACGAGATCGCCCGGTTCCGGGCCACCGGACAGGACTTCCGCTATTCGCCCACGGGCGAGACGCGCTGCGAGGTGGGCGAACGGGTGGCGCCCGCGCTGCGCGAGATCGCCGCGGCCCATCCGGGCCAGACCGTGGCGGTGGTGAGCCATGGCGTGGCCATGCGCATGGGTGCGGCAAGGCTGTGCAACATCGACTATCAGGGCGCCCAGGACCTGGGCACCATGGCCAACTGTGCCTGGTCGATCCTGGAACCCGGCCAGGGACGCTGGCACATCGTCGATTGGAATGTCAGCGCGTCCTGA